Proteins encoded by one window of Pseudobdellovibrionaceae bacterium:
- a CDS encoding tetratricopeptide repeat protein codes for METMTQSNRNSIEKYLDLYRRDPGSKVFAPLAEAYRKNGQIEHALDIALKGVSAHPEFASGRMTLGRIYMAQNLWPKAISELKHASELNPELLLAHKLLGECYLETGKIDLSLQAFKMALYLDPLDEKAKAMTKKLEALKASSDYEDQGDHNTVSSPSQVAPKTEAVSPVPLAKKTRSYEVDRYATLIDAHIARRDFTQALESIEEAINKLGQEPEFLRRRQYVEKRFQGDGTNYNELKNDVVLSKKIAKLRALHDRIEARRILS; via the coding sequence ATGGAAACGATGACTCAGTCAAACAGAAACTCAATCGAAAAGTATCTGGATCTCTATCGTCGTGATCCTGGCTCTAAGGTCTTTGCACCCTTGGCTGAAGCTTATCGTAAAAATGGTCAGATTGAACATGCCTTAGACATTGCTCTTAAAGGAGTCAGCGCTCATCCTGAATTTGCCAGTGGGCGCATGACCTTGGGGCGCATCTATATGGCGCAAAACTTATGGCCCAAAGCCATTTCTGAACTGAAACACGCCTCAGAACTTAACCCTGAACTTCTGCTAGCCCATAAACTTTTAGGGGAATGCTACCTGGAAACAGGAAAGATCGACCTGTCTTTACAAGCTTTTAAAATGGCTTTGTACCTTGATCCGCTTGACGAAAAAGCCAAAGCCATGACTAAAAAACTTGAGGCCCTAAAAGCCTCATCAGATTACGAAGACCAAGGGGACCACAACACTGTTTCTTCCCCATCGCAAGTGGCGCCAAAGACGGAAGCCGTATCTCCCGTTCCCTTGGCCAAAAAGACGCGCAGTTATGAAGTCGATCGGTATGCCACCTTGATTGACGCTCACATTGCTCGTCGCGACTTCACTCAAGCTCTGGAAAGTATTGAAGAGGCTATAAACAAATTAGGACAAGAGCCCGAGTTCTTAAGACGCAGACAGTACGTGGAAAAGCGCTTTCAAGGTGATGGCACTAACTATAATGAATTGAAAAACGACGTTGTGCTGTCTAAAAAAATAGCTAAATTACGTGCTCTTCATGATCGAATTGAGGCACGACGAATTTTATCTTAG
- a CDS encoding ComEC/Rec2 family competence protein, translating into MPKKSSTPFCLAMLIFLALIFLNLGQKIRDWTSPAQKICINYFKSPAQINQVAQALFCGAAFKESHAPNLQSQLTQMGVVHILVASGSNVYLALKYVKRCSPLKFKTGTQSLVLLFMLLMSGFEAPIVRATLQILLLPCSQKYSLGWTHFRRVSAANLIYLFIFPSDLFSLSFQLSVLASYSLAYISGLSWWTHVVIFGVMSPLLLQMQAQQTQFILNNMFLAPILSPLLMGLALVALVLQPIALAFDFVLTYLQSSLHWILLVSHPNTLPQLDFLMYQPSRWHILSYFVSAVLCFEACEFLRMYHRKKYIYGL; encoded by the coding sequence ATGCCTAAAAAATCATCAACACCTTTCTGCCTAGCAATGCTTATTTTTTTAGCTTTGATTTTTCTAAATCTAGGTCAAAAAATCAGAGACTGGACAAGCCCTGCACAAAAAATTTGCATCAACTATTTTAAATCTCCTGCCCAGATCAATCAGGTGGCTCAAGCCCTTTTCTGTGGAGCCGCTTTTAAGGAATCTCACGCCCCAAATCTCCAATCCCAACTCACCCAAATGGGGGTGGTTCATATTCTTGTCGCCTCGGGTTCTAACGTCTACTTGGCACTTAAATATGTCAAAAGATGTTCGCCTTTAAAATTCAAAACAGGAACACAGTCCCTTGTTCTACTTTTTATGCTTTTGATGTCAGGCTTTGAAGCTCCTATTGTGAGGGCCACCCTACAGATTCTACTCCTTCCATGTTCTCAAAAATACTCTTTAGGGTGGACCCACTTCAGGAGAGTCAGTGCGGCTAATCTCATCTATCTTTTTATTTTCCCTTCAGATCTTTTTTCTCTGTCCTTTCAGCTGAGCGTTTTAGCCAGTTACAGCCTAGCCTACATTTCAGGTCTATCTTGGTGGACTCATGTTGTTATTTTTGGCGTCATGTCTCCACTCTTGTTACAGATGCAAGCTCAACAGACACAATTTATTCTGAATAATATGTTTTTAGCCCCTATTTTAAGTCCCTTACTCATGGGCTTAGCTCTTGTTGCCCTAGTCTTGCAACCCATAGCTCTGGCTTTTGATTTTGTGCTGACCTATTTGCAATCGAGTCTTCATTGGATTTTATTAGTGAGTCACCCCAACACTTTACCGCAATTAGATTTTTTAATGTACCAACCCTCACGTTGGCATATCCTTTCTTATTTTGTCTCTGCTGTACTGTGTTTTGAAGCTTGCGAATTTTTGCGCATGTATCATCGCAAAAAATATATTTATGGTCTTTAA
- the efp gene encoding elongation factor P produces MYQTADFKKNLKILIDGEPYAIVDFQHVKPGKGNQFTRTKLKNILTGSNLERTFKSGEKFEVPDIEYRDVSYLYADDSYNFMDQKNFEQFALSSEVLGDSKLYLKENLEVQMILFNGRAISIELPNHVVLRIAQTDPGLKGNTVSNTTKPATLESGAVVQVPLHINEGDLIKVDTNEGLYIERVSKE; encoded by the coding sequence ATGTATCAAACAGCAGATTTTAAAAAGAACTTAAAGATTTTAATTGATGGTGAACCCTACGCCATTGTGGACTTTCAACACGTTAAACCTGGTAAAGGGAACCAGTTTACTCGCACAAAACTGAAAAACATTCTGACTGGCTCTAACCTTGAAAGAACGTTTAAATCTGGCGAAAAATTTGAAGTGCCCGATATCGAGTATCGTGATGTGTCTTACTTGTACGCCGATGACAGTTACAACTTTATGGATCAAAAGAACTTTGAACAGTTTGCCCTATCTTCCGAAGTCTTGGGGGACTCTAAACTTTACCTCAAAGAAAATCTTGAAGTGCAGATGATCCTGTTTAATGGGCGTGCCATTTCTATCGAACTGCCCAATCATGTGGTTCTAAGAATTGCTCAAACTGACCCTGGACTAAAGGGCAATACGGTGTCTAATACGACTAAACCTGCCACCTTAGAATCAGGGGCCGTGGTGCAAGTTCCTTTGCATATCAACGAAGGAGACTTGATCAAAGTCGATACCAACGAAGGGCTTTACATCGAACGCGTTTCTAAGGAGTAA
- the ald gene encoding alanine dehydrogenase has product MIIGVPKEIKISENRVGLTEAGVKQLVLEGHTVLVEKDAGLGSFIKNEEYEKAGAEIVETKAEVYKRAEMIIKVKEPLPDEYDLMQENQILYTYLHLAAEPQLTKVLCQRKVKAVAYETIEAADGSLPLLTPMSAVAGRMATQIGAFYLQKDKGGKGILLGGVSGVQRGKVTILGAGVVGTNAAKMAVGLGADVTVLDVNHKRLEYLDDVFQGRLRTLYSNVQNIEEAVVQSDLVIGGVLIPGRKAPKLVNKDMIMAMSEGSVVVDVAVDQGGCIETCKPTSHTEPTFQVGGVIHYCVPNMPGVVARTSTYALTNATFRYGSKIAEMGVEKAVASDPLLLKGLNVYNGHVTYEPVARDLELEYRPYKELI; this is encoded by the coding sequence ATGATTATCGGTGTTCCAAAAGAGATTAAAATTTCCGAGAATCGCGTAGGGCTAACTGAAGCGGGTGTAAAACAACTAGTTTTAGAAGGACACACAGTTCTTGTAGAAAAAGACGCAGGATTAGGAAGTTTCATTAAAAATGAAGAGTACGAAAAAGCAGGTGCTGAAATTGTAGAAACTAAAGCAGAAGTCTACAAGCGCGCTGAAATGATCATCAAAGTGAAAGAACCTCTTCCAGATGAATATGATTTGATGCAAGAGAATCAAATTCTTTATACCTATTTGCATTTAGCTGCAGAACCACAATTGACCAAAGTTTTATGTCAAAGAAAAGTCAAAGCCGTAGCGTATGAAACCATTGAAGCTGCGGATGGATCACTGCCTTTACTGACACCCATGAGTGCCGTGGCAGGAAGAATGGCGACACAAATTGGAGCCTTCTATTTACAAAAAGACAAAGGCGGCAAAGGAATTCTATTAGGTGGAGTTTCTGGAGTGCAAAGAGGAAAGGTCACCATCTTAGGCGCAGGTGTTGTTGGGACTAACGCTGCAAAAATGGCAGTGGGTCTTGGTGCGGATGTGACGGTTCTGGATGTAAACCACAAAAGGTTAGAGTATTTAGATGACGTCTTCCAAGGACGTTTAAGAACACTTTATTCTAACGTGCAAAATATTGAAGAGGCGGTGGTGCAGTCTGATCTTGTGATCGGTGGAGTATTGATCCCTGGTCGTAAAGCTCCAAAACTTGTGAACAAAGACATGATCATGGCTATGAGTGAAGGCAGCGTTGTGGTGGACGTGGCTGTGGACCAAGGGGGATGTATTGAAACTTGCAAACCCACTTCACACACAGAACCTACATTCCAAGTGGGCGGCGTAATTCATTACTGTGTGCCTAATATGCCAGGTGTAGTTGCAAGAACTTCCACTTACGCTTTAACTAACGCCACATTTAGATACGGTTCTAAAATCGCAGAGATGGGCGTAGAAAAGGCTGTGGCTTCAGATCCGTTACTTTTAAAAGGATTAAATGTTTACAACGGTCATGTGACTTATGAACCTGTTGCTAGAGATTTAGAACTTGAGTATCGTCCTTACAAAGAACTTATTTAA
- the ruvA gene encoding Holliday junction branch migration protein RuvA, whose amino-acid sequence MLSGLVFDRDEDSLHIETHDIGYQVFVPLSLLAQYTVGQKIKLRIFTHVREDLIQLFGFESKVQENMFRSLLKVNGIGPKVALGILSSADSDQFKSMIESKDVKALSRLPKVGKKTAEQILLKLGELDWEQRRQKEEPAILENPVAKKLKLALVNLGFSASDVHDVVMGLDLKQPFEDNFKNSLAQLSQM is encoded by the coding sequence ATGCTCTCGGGTTTGGTTTTTGACCGCGACGAAGACAGCTTACACATTGAAACCCACGATATTGGCTATCAGGTGTTTGTGCCTCTGTCTTTATTGGCTCAGTACACTGTGGGGCAAAAGATCAAGCTTCGCATTTTTACACATGTCAGAGAAGATCTGATTCAGCTTTTTGGTTTTGAATCCAAAGTCCAAGAGAATATGTTTCGCAGTTTATTAAAAGTAAATGGCATTGGTCCGAAAGTGGCTTTGGGAATTTTATCCTCCGCCGACTCTGACCAGTTCAAGTCGATGATTGAAAGTAAAGACGTCAAAGCTTTAAGTCGTTTACCTAAAGTAGGAAAAAAGACGGCAGAACAAATCCTATTAAAACTAGGAGAGCTAGATTGGGAGCAGCGCCGCCAAAAAGAAGAGCCTGCCATTTTAGAAAATCCCGTAGCCAAAAAATTAAAACTTGCACTGGTGAATTTAGGTTTTTCTGCATCGGATGTGCATGACGTGGTGATGGGACTGGATTTAAAACAACCTTTTGAAGATAACTTTAAAAACAGTTTGGCTCAACTCAGTCAGATGTAA
- the lpxC gene encoding UDP-3-O-acyl-N-acetylglucosamine deacetylase: protein MSFQRTLRKAVEIKGIGLHSGKEATALFTPAPANSGIHLIRKDLEGDPTFKLTPAQVMATDMATTLGLTQKTSVSTVEHALAAVAALGLDNLNIEVFGPEMPIMDGSAAPFFKQLQAAGLHEYVEPKFYFKIEKPVKVGNDEKHAYLLPYSGLKVTNTIDFAHPSIGKQFFEFELSPRAFEEDIMYARTFGFMKDVEALRSRGLAMGGSLENAVVLDEEKVLNPEGLRFPDEFVRHKILDTIGDMMTLGHPLLGHMVLYRCGHDLMNQLMKAVLQQEDSYRVCQLTENDYNSGQAMFGKEEA, encoded by the coding sequence ATGTCATTTCAAAGAACACTTAGAAAAGCAGTTGAAATTAAAGGTATTGGTTTGCACTCAGGCAAAGAGGCTACGGCTCTCTTTACACCTGCACCTGCCAACTCGGGCATCCATCTGATTCGTAAAGATTTAGAGGGTGATCCCACATTTAAATTAACTCCAGCACAAGTGATGGCCACAGATATGGCCACTACCTTGGGACTCACGCAAAAGACCTCAGTGTCTACAGTGGAGCATGCTCTGGCTGCCGTTGCCGCTTTAGGTTTAGACAATTTAAACATTGAGGTCTTTGGACCTGAGATGCCTATTATGGATGGCAGTGCGGCTCCCTTTTTTAAACAACTGCAAGCAGCAGGTTTACATGAGTATGTAGAGCCTAAGTTTTATTTTAAAATCGAAAAGCCAGTGAAAGTGGGCAACGATGAAAAGCATGCTTACCTTTTGCCCTACAGTGGGCTTAAGGTGACCAACACCATTGATTTTGCTCACCCCAGTATTGGTAAACAGTTTTTTGAATTTGAATTGAGTCCAAGGGCCTTTGAAGAGGACATCATGTATGCCCGAACTTTTGGCTTTATGAAAGATGTGGAAGCCTTAAGATCACGAGGGTTAGCCATGGGGGGCAGCCTAGAAAATGCGGTGGTTTTAGATGAGGAAAAGGTTTTAAACCCTGAAGGCTTACGTTTTCCTGATGAGTTTGTCAGACACAAGATTTTAGACACCATCGGGGACATGATGACCTTGGGGCATCCACTGCTAGGGCACATGGTGCTTTACCGTTGTGGGCATGACCTGATGAATCAACTGATGAAGGCTGTTTTGCAACAAGAAGACAGTTATAGGGTTTGCCAATTGACAGAAAACGACTATAACTCAGGGCAAGCCATGTTTGGCAAGGAGGAAGCATGA
- the ruvB gene encoding Holliday junction branch migration DNA helicase RuvB: protein MQDEVKWTSGHFKTSTDQGVDKALRPQKFEDFPGQYTVKEKLKIFVQAAKQREEAIDHILLSGPPGLGKTTLAQIIANEMGVAFKSTSAPALSRKGDLAAILTSLAPNSVLFIDEIHRLNKDVEEYLYSAMEDYFIDLVTGEGLGAQSMRFQLVPFTLIGATTRAGLLKAPFRDRFGIHERLQFYDLMSLQQIIKRSSDLLNIPINEAGSLEVARRSRGTPRVANRFLRRIRDYAEVQKQDVIDEILADFALKHLEVDEMGLEKMDRRYLEIIAHKFAGGPVGVDTLAAALSEERDTLEEVYEPYLIKEGFIKKSSRGRELTDLGRKYIEDRSEDEKDL from the coding sequence ATGCAAGACGAAGTGAAATGGACATCGGGGCACTTTAAAACCAGCACAGATCAGGGTGTGGATAAGGCTCTTAGGCCTCAAAAGTTTGAGGACTTCCCTGGGCAGTACACTGTAAAAGAAAAGCTTAAGATCTTTGTTCAAGCCGCCAAACAACGAGAGGAAGCCATTGATCATATTCTGCTCAGTGGCCCTCCAGGACTGGGTAAAACCACTTTGGCCCAGATCATTGCCAATGAAATGGGGGTGGCTTTTAAATCCACATCGGCTCCCGCTTTATCGCGCAAAGGGGATTTGGCTGCGATCTTGACAAGCCTTGCTCCCAATTCAGTTTTGTTTATTGATGAGATTCATCGTCTCAATAAAGACGTCGAAGAGTATTTATACAGCGCTATGGAAGATTACTTTATTGACCTGGTGACAGGTGAAGGTTTAGGGGCCCAAAGCATGCGCTTCCAACTTGTGCCTTTCACTTTGATTGGGGCGACAACGCGCGCAGGGCTTTTAAAGGCGCCGTTTCGTGATCGCTTTGGCATTCATGAAAGACTGCAATTTTATGATCTGATGTCTTTACAACAGATCATAAAGCGTTCATCGGATCTTCTCAATATCCCCATCAACGAGGCGGGAAGCCTTGAGGTGGCTAGAAGAAGTCGTGGGACTCCTAGGGTGGCTAACCGTTTTTTAAGACGCATTCGAGACTACGCAGAAGTGCAAAAGCAAGATGTGATTGATGAGATCTTGGCTGACTTTGCTTTAAAACATTTGGAAGTGGATGAGATGGGCTTAGAAAAAATGGATCGTCGTTATCTAGAGATCATAGCCCACAAATTTGCAGGTGGACCTGTCGGGGTGGATACACTTGCTGCGGCTTTGAGTGAAGAGCGCGACACCTTAGAAGAGGTCTATGAACCTTATTTGATCAAAGAGGGCTTTATTAAAAAAAGTTCACGTGGTCGTGAGCTGACCGACTTGGGACGCAAGTACATAGAAGATCGATCAGAAGATGAAAAGGACCTGTGA
- the ruvC gene encoding crossover junction endodeoxyribonuclease RuvC, with the protein MHVILGIDPGSVHLGYSVLAVNDRHEIGLLDFGVIENPKLSSLERLGLIHKEINDLLLKYQPQSAAIEKVFLGKNPQSVFRLGLARGAALAALAAHQVSVHEFSPKAMKKYVTGSGVASKESVLIAVQRLLGIRADIRYDAADAIGLGYVLARQVIGAQMGNQFVIK; encoded by the coding sequence ATGCACGTTATACTAGGGATAGACCCAGGTTCGGTTCATTTGGGATACTCGGTATTAGCAGTGAATGACCGTCATGAAATTGGCCTTTTAGATTTTGGTGTCATCGAAAACCCGAAGTTAAGCTCCCTAGAGCGTTTGGGACTGATCCACAAAGAAATCAATGACTTGCTGCTTAAATATCAACCCCAAAGTGCGGCCATCGAAAAGGTGTTTTTGGGTAAGAATCCTCAAAGTGTTTTTCGTTTAGGTTTAGCAAGGGGCGCTGCTCTTGCCGCGCTTGCCGCTCATCAAGTCAGTGTGCATGAGTTTTCGCCTAAAGCGATGAAAAAGTATGTCACAGGTTCGGGTGTGGCCAGCAAAGAGAGTGTACTGATCGCCGTGCAACGTCTGCTGGGAATCCGCGCAGACATTCGTTATGATGCTGCGGATGCTATTGGTTTAGGCTATGTTTTGGCTCGACAGGTTATTGGCGCGCAAATGGGAAATCAATTTGTCATCAAGTAA
- a CDS encoding translocation/assembly module TamB domain-containing protein, with protein MTKWGNKQIISLALFFLAVLIAFIAVKPQFESKIKALILKEAATIPELESLDIRSVKIKLLPPHVRLNDVHASLKDVQEVKSVTIQRIAVYPTIVNLLSAQLKVNHIQISGADLEVLTQKTKSDKPLPEFTYENLRALPFFSIGIDDTKVKFLDYEFAVEDVSLKKKWSSIEVTLKNTFVTDTAKAFPKTKLQSLKANFYSDKITLGNFTLGTAKSYLQMGASLSEPFNTQLLEAPEKLLNADLNVTGRIQLEDLNPLMQKFIKGDEVPLQGVLQLSVYNKMETDGFPKMSFSSKWNQLKVDTIAVEQAEVHGTFKKDLIQILKLELNDQKLSALAEKILIHADFKQKKASVEGHIKVQELELGYFLTHNLGLKDIPLLAPLKGTAKCKGPLYPSPEVGCQVSGNIDTLKVWSSNARDSSHVIVDLTPHKFTTSGTLSLKNVTFESSHQFNESVAETHGFVDYSKGFDIRYSSDLVSFKDINNLANIPLEGVGKISGSTQGASRWGVFEINADFSDFSFFDYNLGSVISKVSYEKGQLYFKNSQSKINSSLIYADIHLDLLTDLIAVKANANRVFVQDIFTAIKDIAEVPIYISGEGDVSIDLHGPLNLGAMSYDLQAKFNNGILHKDRYQNLNIDIKADKGQVNVNSSVFYLSDQFNIQGKVDPKGMIDIIAFADSISLANINFFKELGVNLEGMASVKVDLKDHILLPQVSGHALTKSMQTATQMGSSDFDFIIHKDYSEYEGTFFDGRAKGRFLIPHHEDATLGAIAEYSNFNPMALLTMFNSKVTETEAQINITGTSHLISHGNVKQNLTGSLALESITVGKESSYSLQSVVPTEIKFNKSKIDGQIHLKDALENVFHIKFNGNDLHTAKGNLNLSFLRAFIPDLSDSRGMVEIQSQFRVFPEFQMSGRGKIRNLFVKLENLKHPFQNIHSDLELQNTKILFQGTHGEFAGGTVDGAGYIDLKYGLKVNFAGKTDRISLDIPENVKTTSSGNFYFTGDDFPYTLGGNFKIFDGFFEMEFTEGDGSKYSIPISQHIPESNRARTPLLLDVKIETQQPLKVKNSMVDGTASANLRIEGSPTAPILTGSVELTPNSQLIFQDKRFKANSGQVTFNRTSAEHAMLNISAETRITDNNELLGKDYDIQVIIQGTAKSPALFFSSQPSLSENQILSLIALGVKDSYRPGQEVSADSQQTQTGYQLGGIFLQNEFARDLQDRLGVQVNFTSSFEDQDVSPKVMIQKKFTPKFSATGSRTLGTNKRTSTQIEYKFTKNFSIIGGWENYELEDATLLRTRRFLEENVMGVDVQYSFEFE; from the coding sequence ATGACCAAGTGGGGTAACAAGCAAATCATCAGCCTAGCCCTATTTTTTTTAGCGGTGCTGATCGCATTTATTGCTGTTAAACCTCAATTTGAATCCAAGATCAAAGCTCTCATCTTAAAAGAGGCCGCCACCATTCCCGAACTGGAAAGCCTTGATATCCGAAGCGTTAAAATCAAATTGCTTCCACCACATGTAAGGCTTAACGATGTGCACGCCTCACTTAAAGACGTGCAAGAGGTGAAATCGGTCACCATACAAAGAATTGCCGTGTATCCCACCATCGTGAATCTGCTCAGTGCACAATTAAAAGTGAATCACATTCAAATCAGCGGAGCCGATCTGGAAGTGCTCACCCAAAAAACCAAATCTGATAAACCTTTACCTGAGTTCACTTATGAAAACTTACGTGCCCTGCCGTTTTTCTCAATTGGGATTGACGATACAAAAGTAAAATTTTTGGATTATGAATTTGCCGTCGAAGATGTCTCTTTAAAGAAAAAATGGAGTAGCATTGAGGTCACATTAAAAAACACTTTTGTCACTGACACCGCCAAGGCGTTCCCAAAAACAAAATTACAAAGTTTAAAAGCGAATTTTTATTCTGATAAAATCACCTTAGGCAACTTCACCCTTGGAACTGCGAAGTCTTATTTACAAATGGGCGCGAGCCTGTCCGAACCTTTTAACACTCAGCTTTTGGAAGCCCCTGAAAAACTCTTAAACGCCGACCTGAATGTCACAGGTCGTATCCAGCTTGAAGACTTAAATCCTTTGATGCAAAAATTTATAAAAGGGGATGAAGTTCCCTTGCAAGGCGTTTTGCAACTCTCTGTATATAACAAAATGGAAACCGATGGTTTTCCCAAAATGAGCTTTAGCAGCAAATGGAATCAGCTTAAGGTAGACACCATTGCTGTTGAGCAAGCAGAAGTACATGGAACCTTCAAAAAAGATCTGATTCAAATTTTAAAGCTTGAACTGAACGATCAAAAACTAAGTGCTTTAGCAGAAAAGATTCTAATCCATGCGGACTTCAAGCAAAAAAAAGCCTCTGTGGAAGGACATATTAAAGTTCAAGAACTTGAACTGGGATATTTTTTAACACATAATCTGGGTCTAAAAGACATCCCACTTTTAGCTCCCCTTAAGGGCACAGCTAAATGCAAAGGACCTCTTTATCCTTCCCCCGAAGTGGGATGCCAAGTGAGTGGGAATATCGACACTCTCAAAGTGTGGTCCAGCAACGCCAGAGACTCTTCACATGTCATCGTGGATCTGACTCCACATAAATTCACTACAAGTGGAACTTTAAGTTTAAAGAACGTGACCTTTGAAAGTTCACATCAGTTTAATGAGTCGGTGGCGGAAACCCATGGTTTTGTCGATTACTCCAAGGGCTTTGACATCAGATACAGTTCTGACCTCGTGAGTTTTAAAGATATCAATAATCTTGCCAACATTCCTCTAGAAGGAGTAGGCAAGATTTCGGGCTCCACTCAAGGCGCTTCACGATGGGGTGTGTTTGAAATCAACGCTGATTTTTCTGACTTTAGTTTTTTTGACTACAATCTAGGTTCGGTGATCAGCAAGGTCTCTTACGAAAAAGGACAGCTGTATTTTAAAAACTCCCAGTCAAAGATCAATTCCTCTTTGATCTATGCTGACATCCATTTGGACCTTTTAACAGATCTTATTGCTGTGAAGGCCAATGCCAACCGAGTTTTTGTGCAAGATATCTTTACTGCGATCAAAGATATCGCCGAAGTCCCCATTTACATTTCAGGTGAAGGAGATGTGAGCATTGATCTGCACGGTCCACTCAACCTAGGGGCCATGAGTTATGATCTACAAGCTAAGTTTAACAACGGTATTCTGCACAAGGACCGATACCAAAATCTTAACATTGATATTAAGGCGGACAAAGGACAGGTTAATGTCAACAGTTCCGTCTTTTATTTATCTGATCAGTTCAACATCCAAGGCAAGGTGGACCCTAAGGGCATGATTGATATCATTGCTTTTGCTGATTCCATCAGTCTTGCCAACATCAATTTCTTTAAAGAACTAGGGGTCAACTTAGAGGGTATGGCCTCAGTGAAGGTCGACCTTAAGGACCATATCCTTCTGCCTCAAGTTAGTGGTCATGCTTTAACTAAATCCATGCAGACCGCCACACAGATGGGGTCCTCCGACTTTGATTTTATTATTCACAAGGACTATTCAGAATACGAAGGGACTTTTTTTGATGGACGAGCAAAGGGACGATTCTTAATTCCTCACCACGAGGATGCCACTCTTGGAGCCATTGCTGAGTACTCTAATTTTAATCCCATGGCCCTTTTAACCATGTTCAACAGCAAAGTGACAGAAACAGAGGCCCAGATCAATATCACAGGCACCTCTCATTTGATCAGCCATGGGAATGTAAAACAAAATCTTACTGGATCGTTAGCTTTAGAAAGTATCACTGTGGGTAAAGAAAGCAGCTACAGTCTACAGTCCGTGGTCCCCACAGAAATCAAATTTAATAAAAGTAAAATTGATGGGCAGATTCATCTTAAAGATGCGCTGGAAAACGTCTTTCATATTAAGTTTAACGGGAACGATCTTCATACTGCCAAAGGAAATTTAAACTTAAGTTTTTTACGGGCTTTTATCCCCGATCTGAGTGACTCGCGCGGAATGGTTGAAATTCAAAGTCAGTTTAGAGTCTTTCCAGAGTTTCAAATGTCTGGACGAGGAAAAATCCGAAACCTGTTTGTCAAACTTGAAAACCTCAAACATCCTTTTCAAAATATTCATTCAGATTTAGAATTGCAAAATACAAAAATTTTATTCCAAGGCACACACGGTGAATTTGCAGGTGGTACTGTGGATGGAGCAGGATATATCGATTTAAAATATGGCTTAAAGGTCAACTTTGCTGGTAAAACAGATCGTATCTCTTTAGACATTCCAGAAAATGTTAAAACTACCTCTAGCGGTAATTTTTATTTTACTGGCGATGACTTCCCTTACACTCTAGGTGGTAACTTTAAAATTTTTGATGGCTTTTTTGAAATGGAGTTCACAGAAGGCGATGGGTCCAAGTATTCCATTCCTATCAGCCAACATATTCCCGAATCTAACAGAGCACGTACTCCCTTGCTCTTAGATGTAAAAATAGAAACCCAACAGCCTTTAAAAGTAAAAAACTCTATGGTCGACGGTACAGCCAGTGCAAATCTGCGCATTGAAGGCAGCCCCACGGCTCCCATCCTCACAGGAAGTGTGGAGCTGACTCCTAACTCGCAACTGATCTTTCAGGACAAGCGCTTTAAAGCCAACTCGGGCCAAGTCACTTTTAATCGCACTTCCGCAGAACATGCTATGCTCAATATCAGTGCCGAAACTCGTATCACTGACAATAATGAACTTTTAGGTAAAGACTATGACATTCAAGTCATCATTCAGGGTACAGCCAAATCCCCTGCTCTGTTCTTTTCCAGCCAACCCAGTTTATCTGAAAATCAAATCCTGTCTTTGATCGCCCTAGGCGTGAAAGATTCTTATCGCCCAGGACAGGAAGTCAGTGCTGACAGTCAACAGACTCAAACAGGATACCAATTGGGCGGAATCTTTTTACAAAATGAATTTGCAAGGGATTTACAGGATCGTTTAGGGGTGCAGGTCAACTTCACTTCTTCTTTTGAGGATCAGGACGTCAGTCCTAAGGTGATGATTCAAAAGAAATTCACTCCTAAATTTTCAGCCACTGGAAGTCGTACCTTGGGAACAAATAAAAGGACCTCAACACAAATTGAGTACAAGTTTACCAAAAATTTCTCTATCATTGGAGGATGGGAGAACTACGAACTTGAAGACGCAACATTATTAAGAACAAGACGTTTTTTAGAAGAAAATGTTATGGGTGTAGATGTACAGTACAGCTTTGAATTTGAATAG